A genome region from Bacillota bacterium includes the following:
- a CDS encoding DUF502 domain-containing protein: protein MTLGGRFRNLFLSGLAVLVPVVLTVFALKWLFKVGDGVLRPLVVGLLGRYVPGLGIVSGVLFVLLVGWLARAYVGRWIFRAVETAFLRVPVAREVYSTVKAVVDAFSGQHMALGRVAMVEYPRPGLYSVGFVTGAGLREASSRLGEETVCVFIPTTPNPTSGWMVVVPRSQVVFLDLTPQEGMRLVISAGAAELRPRRE from the coding sequence ATGACGTTGGGAGGGAGATTTCGTAACCTGTTCCTGAGCGGGCTGGCGGTACTGGTTCCGGTGGTCCTCACCGTGTTTGCCCTCAAATGGCTGTTCAAGGTGGGGGATGGCGTCCTGCGTCCGCTGGTGGTGGGGCTGCTGGGCAGGTATGTGCCCGGGTTGGGCATCGTTTCCGGAGTCCTGTTCGTCCTGCTGGTGGGGTGGCTGGCGCGGGCGTATGTGGGCCGGTGGATATTCCGCGCGGTGGAGACGGCCTTCCTGCGCGTGCCCGTTGCCCGGGAGGTCTACAGTACGGTGAAGGCGGTGGTTGACGCGTTCTCCGGCCAGCACATGGCCCTGGGCCGGGTGGCCATGGTGGAGTACCCCCGTCCTGGCCTGTACTCAGTGGGGTTTGTCACGGGAGCAGGGCTCCGGGAAGCCTCTTCTCGCCTGGGAGAAGAGACCGTTTGTGTGTTCATCCCCACCACGCCCAATCCTACTTCCGGGTGGATGGTAGTGGTTCCCCGCTCCCAGGTGGTCTTCCTCGATCTAACCCCGCAGGAGGGGATGCGACTGGTGATATCGGCCGGGGCTGCGGAGTTGCGTCCGCGGAGGGAGTGA
- the ybeY gene encoding rRNA maturation RNase YbeY has translation MTLEKADKSGTVSVALVGDEQIRELNRRFLDRDRPTDVLAFPLGTGEPGAWGEVVVSVDTARRQAAERNGGLQEELLLLAVHGTLHLLGQDDDTPAGWQQMMEDAREIVAACLRERGAGSPG, from the coding sequence ATGACGCTGGAGAAAGCCGACAAGTCGGGGACGGTGAGCGTGGCCCTGGTGGGTGATGAGCAGATACGGGAACTCAACCGCCGTTTTCTGGACCGGGACCGGCCCACCGACGTGCTGGCCTTTCCCCTGGGCACCGGTGAGCCGGGGGCCTGGGGTGAGGTGGTGGTGTCAGTGGATACCGCCCGCCGCCAGGCAGCGGAAAGGAATGGCGGCCTCCAGGAAGAATTGCTGCTTCTGGCTGTTCATGGCACCCTCCACCTGCTGGGGCAGGACGATGACACCCCCGCGGGGTGGCAGCAGATGATGGAAGATGCCCGGGAGATAGTGGCGGCCTGCCTGCGTGAGAGAGGGGCCGGATCACCCGGCTAG
- a CDS encoding DUF3048 domain-containing protein, which produces MRYICMLLLLVAVTVLACGCFRGGGEPAVPARGPEGPPGGTAAQPEVPRRPCPLCGQPVPEGLIHRRPFALMIDNAPQARPQSGLGEACLVYEMLAEGGITRFLAFYLHQDPLRAGPVRSVRPYFLDLVLPLDAVLGHAGASDQGFADLRALGVPHLDEIYGGGEAYWRVSPSERKPPHATYTSGELFRAAMEKRGWEKEGPFPSPFPFRDAGKEGPPGKDAVLVTVWYPGGWQGYRVSYAYDRDTGRWLRSVDDEPHRDTEGRTLWARNVIVQFVEMRQIPGDKLLHMEAKMTGQGRVVVFSGGKYREGIWRKQSRKSPVVYRDEKGHPLEVEPGPTWVLVVPVGTKVEIR; this is translated from the coding sequence GTGCGGTACATATGCATGTTATTGCTCCTGGTCGCCGTTACGGTGTTGGCCTGCGGATGCTTCCGGGGCGGGGGCGAGCCCGCCGTGCCCGCCCGGGGGCCGGAGGGCCCCCCGGGGGGCACAGCAGCCCAACCGGAGGTACCCAGGCGGCCCTGCCCCCTTTGCGGGCAGCCGGTTCCCGAAGGCCTGATACATAGACGCCCTTTCGCCCTCATGATCGACAACGCCCCCCAGGCCCGCCCCCAATCCGGACTGGGGGAAGCGTGCCTGGTGTACGAGATGCTGGCGGAAGGCGGTATTACGCGTTTTCTGGCCTTCTACCTGCACCAGGACCCGCTCAGGGCTGGCCCCGTGCGCAGCGTGCGCCCCTACTTCCTCGACCTAGTCCTGCCCCTGGATGCCGTGCTGGGTCACGCGGGGGCAAGCGACCAGGGATTCGCGGACCTGCGGGCGCTGGGCGTACCTCACCTGGACGAGATATACGGAGGCGGGGAAGCTTACTGGCGGGTTTCCCCCTCGGAACGGAAGCCCCCCCACGCCACCTACACCTCGGGCGAGCTTTTCCGTGCCGCCATGGAGAAGCGGGGTTGGGAGAAAGAGGGACCGTTCCCGTCGCCGTTCCCCTTCCGGGACGCCGGGAAGGAAGGGCCGCCGGGCAAGGACGCCGTCCTGGTGACGGTATGGTACCCGGGAGGGTGGCAGGGATACCGGGTAAGTTATGCGTATGACAGGGACACGGGCAGATGGTTGCGCTCCGTGGATGATGAGCCCCATCGGGATACAGAAGGCCGCACCCTGTGGGCGCGCAACGTAATCGTACAGTTCGTCGAGATGCGGCAGATCCCCGGGGACAAACTCTTGCACATGGAAGCCAAGATGACCGGGCAGGGACGGGTGGTCGTGTTCAGCGGGGGCAAGTACCGGGAGGGGATCTGGCGCAAGCAGAGCCGCAAGTCTCCGGTCGTGTACCGGGACGAAAAGGGCCATCCCCTGGAAGTGGAGCCCGGTCCCACCTGGGTGCTGGTGGTACCGGTGGGTACGAAGGTGGAGATCAGGTGA